A part of Aquibium oceanicum genomic DNA contains:
- a CDS encoding YbaB/EbfC family nucleoid-associated protein, translating to MKDLMGLMGKAKEMQAKFQTMQEEIALIEAAGQAGGGLVTVTLSGKGEMKSLKIDPSLFKEDDVEVLEDLILAAHNDAKGKLEATMQQKTQELTAGLPIPPGFKMPF from the coding sequence ATGAAGGACCTCATGGGCCTGATGGGCAAGGCCAAGGAAATGCAGGCGAAATTCCAGACCATGCAGGAGGAGATCGCCCTGATCGAGGCCGCCGGCCAGGCCGGCGGTGGGCTGGTGACGGTGACGCTTTCGGGCAAGGGCGAGATGAAATCGCTGAAGATCGATCCGTCGCTGTTCAAGGAAGACGACGTGGAGGTCCTGGAAGACCTGATCCTCGCCGCCCATAACGACGCCAAGGGCAAGCTCGAGGCGACGATGCAGCAGAAGACCCAGGAGCTGACGGCCGGCCTGCCGATCCCGCCC